The following coding sequences lie in one Silene latifolia isolate original U9 population chromosome 5, ASM4854445v1, whole genome shotgun sequence genomic window:
- the LOC141655446 gene encoding putative mitochondrial protein AtMg00860, with translation MEKSFRLLGTDVAGEVIQAGSAIKRFKAGDKVLALLTPTVAFLGHIISKEGVIVDPTKIEAVSRWVAPKNVAEIRSILGLAGYYRRFLKDFFKIARPLTTFMRKESHFKWDGSCETAFLTLKERLTTAPVLALPEGSEKFEVYTEASKNGLGCVLMQNGRVIAYDSQQLKTHEENYPTHDLELGAVVFALKIWRHYLYGASTKA, from the exons ATGGAAAAATCTTTCCGGCTGCTAGGAACTGATGTGGCAGGGGAAGTGATTCAGGCTGGATCAGCAATCAAGAGATTCAAAGCTGGTGACAAAGTCTTGGCCCTGCTTACCCCTACT GTAGCTTTCCTAGGGCATATAATATCAAAGGAAGGAGTTATCGTGGATCCTACCAAGATTGAGGCCGTGTCTAGGTGGGTGGCACCCAAGAATGTGGCGGAAATTCGAAGCATCCTAGGCCTAGCCGGGTATTATCGCCGATTTTTGAAAGACTTCTTCAAAATTGCTAGACCCTTGACAACATTTATGAGGAAAGAGAGCCACTTCAAATGGGACGGGAGTTGTGAGACGGCCTTCTTGACCCTAAAAGAGCGCCTAACCACGGCTCCGGTACTAGCCTTGCCGGAAGGAAGCGAAAAGTTTGAGGTATACACCGaagcttcaaagaatggtctaggATGTGTGCTTATGCAAAATGGTAGAGTCATTGCCTATGACTCGCAACAATTAAAGACCCATGAAGAGAACTACCCAACCCACGACCTAGAATTGGGAGCCGTTGTCTTTGCCttgaagatttggaggcactacttgTATGGAGCATCCACAAAAGCTTGA